From a single Chlamydia muridarum str. Nigg genomic region:
- a CDS encoding type III secretion system ATPase (involved in type III protein export) — MIHLQQETLLIHQWRPYRECGILSRISGDLLEAQGLSACLGELCQISLPRSSPILAEVIGIHNQTTLLLALTPIYSLSLGAEVVPLRRPASLPLSHHLLGRVIDGFGNPLDGNPPLPKSHLSPLFSPPPSPMSRTPIQEIFPTGIRAIDALLTIGEGQRVGIFSEPGGGKSSLLSTIAKGSQQTINVIALIGERGREVRDYVNQHKEGLAAQRTIIVVSTAHETAASKVIAGRAAITIAEYFRDQGARVLFIMDSLSRWIESLQEVALARGETLSTHHYAASVFHHVSEFLERAGNNDKGSITSFYAMLHYANHPDIFNDYVKSLLDGHFFLSPVEKSFFSPPINLLTSLSRSACQLALPHHYAAAQELLSLLKAYHEAIDIIQLGAYVSGQDAKLDRAIRLLPSLREFLSQPLSNYSDIHDTIEQLCLLLKHE; from the coding sequence ATGATTCATCTTCAACAAGAAACTTTATTGATCCATCAATGGCGTCCTTATCGAGAGTGTGGGATTTTATCACGCATATCAGGGGATCTTCTGGAAGCTCAAGGACTATCTGCATGCTTGGGAGAGCTCTGTCAAATTTCTCTCCCCCGCTCTTCCCCTATTCTTGCAGAAGTTATTGGCATTCATAATCAAACAACACTATTACTAGCACTTACTCCGATTTACTCTCTCTCTCTTGGAGCAGAAGTTGTTCCCTTACGTAGACCAGCTTCGCTCCCTCTTTCCCACCACCTTCTTGGAAGAGTCATTGATGGATTCGGTAACCCTCTGGATGGGAATCCTCCCCTACCTAAATCTCATCTCTCTCCGCTATTCTCCCCCCCTCCTTCTCCTATGTCGCGCACCCCTATACAAGAAATATTCCCTACAGGAATCCGAGCGATTGACGCTCTACTCACCATAGGGGAAGGACAACGCGTAGGAATCTTTTCAGAACCTGGCGGAGGTAAATCCTCTCTCTTATCTACGATAGCAAAGGGTTCTCAACAAACCATTAATGTGATTGCTCTTATAGGAGAACGTGGCAGAGAAGTCCGAGATTATGTCAACCAACACAAAGAAGGCCTAGCAGCTCAACGTACAATTATTGTTGTTTCCACTGCCCATGAAACAGCCGCTAGCAAAGTCATTGCAGGTCGGGCTGCTATAACCATTGCAGAATATTTCCGGGATCAAGGAGCCCGGGTATTATTTATTATGGATTCTTTATCTAGGTGGATAGAGTCTCTTCAAGAGGTAGCTCTTGCTAGAGGAGAAACACTTTCTACACATCATTACGCAGCATCAGTTTTTCACCATGTTTCAGAATTCTTAGAGCGAGCAGGGAACAATGATAAAGGATCTATCACATCTTTTTATGCTATGTTGCATTATGCAAACCACCCCGACATTTTTAATGATTATGTTAAATCTCTTCTAGATGGACATTTCTTCCTCTCCCCTGTGGAAAAAAGCTTCTTTTCTCCTCCTATTAATCTGTTAACGAGTCTTTCTAGATCAGCTTGTCAACTAGCGCTTCCTCACCACTATGCCGCTGCTCAAGAACTCCTTTCTCTGCTAAAAGCTTACCATGAAGCTATTGATATCATTCAGTTAGGAGCATATGTCTCCGGACAGGATGCTAAACTTGATCGAGCGATTCGCCTTCTTCCATCATTACGAGAATTTTTATCCCAACCTCTTTCTAACTACTCTGATATTCACGACACAATCGAACAACTCTGCTTGTTGTTAAAACATGAATAA
- a CDS encoding iron-sulfur cluster assembly scaffold protein, giving the protein MIIPFYPFSLWSSFPAKSLRLFFQPKHGGLLSQEQEDEHSQLIIGKQGHLLMGNTLIFYWLVNKTNGIIQEAKFQFFGHPYLLVLAEATCSLVIGKTFAEAYKMTINDLEQEVHGRTQPSIFREDLSPLYHLVMDALDIAIEQCVDIPVNDSPFPFKDALLQLNDGDPYSKEEWENLSYDEQLSTLNIMMKEKIAPLVAMDEGSVRIVHFEGLTVTIAYSGNCSSCLSAVGSTLNSIGQLFRAHVYPLLEIKVDEQSLLF; this is encoded by the coding sequence ATGATCATTCCATTTTATCCTTTCTCTTTATGGAGCAGCTTCCCCGCAAAATCATTGCGCTTATTCTTTCAGCCTAAACACGGGGGACTCTTATCTCAGGAGCAAGAAGATGAACACTCCCAACTTATCATAGGCAAGCAGGGTCACTTACTTATGGGGAATACCCTGATTTTTTACTGGCTTGTCAACAAAACAAATGGGATCATTCAAGAAGCTAAATTTCAATTCTTCGGCCATCCCTATCTACTTGTTCTTGCTGAAGCCACCTGTTCATTAGTGATTGGAAAGACTTTTGCCGAAGCCTACAAAATGACTATAAATGACCTTGAGCAGGAAGTCCACGGACGTACCCAGCCCTCTATTTTCCGTGAAGACCTATCCCCCCTTTACCACTTGGTGATGGATGCTCTTGATATTGCGATTGAACAATGTGTCGATATTCCCGTAAATGACAGCCCTTTCCCCTTCAAAGATGCCCTCCTACAATTAAACGATGGGGATCCCTATTCTAAAGAAGAGTGGGAGAATCTTTCCTACGATGAACAACTTTCTACATTAAACATCATGATGAAAGAAAAGATAGCTCCCCTGGTTGCTATGGATGAAGGCTCTGTACGTATCGTTCATTTCGAAGGACTTACTGTAACTATTGCCTACTCTGGAAATTGCTCCTCCTGCTTATCTGCTGTAGGATCCACCCTAAATTCAATAGGGCAGCTCTTCCGAGCACACGTTTACCCTTTATTAGAAATAAAAGTAGATGAACAGTCTCTTTTATTTTAA
- a CDS encoding pseudouridine synthase — MAKVRLNKFLASAGVASRRKCDEIIFAGSVTINGKVAAGPFVTVDEEFDYIEVGGQRIGAEKKVYFMVHKPLGYLCSSERKFPQSKLVIDLLSHCPYRLFTVGRLDKETSGLILVTNDGEFANRVIHPSFGITKEYLLKVSRDVTAKDLESLMSGTMIDGRIVRPVSVKKVRRGTIKIIVNEGKKHEIRLFAEAAGLQLLELKRIRIGSLVLGGLPYGKYRELTDAELDSCLSGKSTALVA, encoded by the coding sequence ATGGCAAAGGTTCGCCTCAATAAGTTTTTAGCGTCAGCAGGAGTCGCTTCGCGAAGAAAATGCGATGAAATCATTTTTGCCGGCTCCGTTACTATTAATGGTAAGGTGGCTGCAGGACCTTTTGTGACTGTTGATGAAGAGTTTGATTATATAGAAGTTGGTGGGCAGCGCATAGGGGCTGAAAAGAAGGTCTACTTCATGGTTCATAAACCCCTTGGCTATCTTTGTTCTTCTGAGCGTAAATTTCCACAATCTAAGTTAGTGATCGATTTGTTGTCCCACTGCCCTTATCGTTTGTTCACTGTGGGGCGTTTGGATAAAGAAACGTCGGGCTTGATTTTAGTAACTAATGACGGAGAATTTGCTAATCGGGTGATTCACCCCTCTTTTGGGATCACGAAGGAGTATTTATTAAAGGTAAGTCGTGATGTTACCGCAAAAGATCTTGAAAGCTTGATGTCTGGGACTATGATTGATGGGCGGATTGTGCGGCCAGTTTCTGTCAAAAAAGTGCGTCGTGGAACCATTAAAATCATTGTAAATGAAGGAAAGAAACACGAAATTCGTCTTTTTGCAGAGGCTGCAGGGTTGCAGTTGCTAGAACTGAAAAGGATTCGTATAGGAAGCTTAGTGTTGGGTGGGCTTCCTTATGGAAAATATCGAGAACTGACCGATGCGGAGTTAGATAGCTGTTTATCAGGGAAATCAACAGCTTTAGTTGCCTAA
- a CDS encoding type III secretion system protein, producing the protein MLPHFLKNKITSTKSLGSLLAAILIGFIVLYKPSSPQSTPTTVSTEKQPSNWLKLTHLGNLQSMEIQAKKEQLENDLTMFDPILQATVALSQEEDAPAEISVILSLPHALTLSPSLVHSITDYLMRSVPGLTKEHITLSDQQGNLYSPLLEQSDTLLVTSLERSLQTILPQKHFTINYLPLANEGHLQLLIDEDYLNTLSKSSRTKLLSHMQEILSVFPEKHTSVDIVPFLKPTVQKHSPIPSIVLSIGIVLLGLSILGAATFYLAFHTYDHVSQQKEKIQSINIPKLIEMMNRESPEKVALILSYLDSTKAEELLNKLPEEMRSAVLKLKA; encoded by the coding sequence GTGCTACCTCACTTTCTGAAAAATAAGATCACCTCCACTAAGTCTTTGGGGTCCCTTCTTGCAGCTATCCTGATTGGGTTCATCGTCTTGTATAAACCTTCCTCTCCACAATCTACTCCTACCACAGTATCTACTGAGAAACAGCCTTCAAACTGGCTTAAACTCACCCATCTAGGGAATCTCCAGTCAATGGAAATACAAGCAAAAAAGGAGCAGCTGGAAAACGATCTAACTATGTTCGATCCTATTCTCCAAGCTACCGTCGCTTTATCCCAAGAAGAAGACGCTCCAGCAGAAATATCTGTTATACTCTCTCTTCCTCATGCGCTAACCTTATCCCCATCGCTTGTCCATTCTATTACTGATTACCTTATGCGCAGTGTTCCCGGATTAACTAAAGAACATATCACCTTATCCGACCAGCAAGGCAATCTTTACTCTCCCCTTCTTGAGCAAAGTGACACCCTACTTGTAACCTCCCTAGAGCGCTCGTTGCAAACGATTCTTCCTCAGAAACATTTCACCATTAACTATCTCCCTCTAGCTAATGAAGGGCATCTACAACTTCTTATTGACGAAGACTATCTCAATACACTTTCTAAAAGCTCTCGCACCAAATTGCTTTCTCATATGCAAGAGATCCTCTCCGTATTTCCTGAAAAGCATACTTCCGTAGATATTGTTCCTTTCCTGAAACCCACAGTACAAAAGCATTCCCCCATCCCTTCTATTGTTCTAAGTATCGGGATTGTTTTACTTGGTCTCAGCATTTTAGGAGCAGCAACCTTCTATCTTGCTTTCCATACTTATGATCATGTCTCCCAACAGAAAGAAAAAATACAAAGCATAAATATACCAAAGCTGATAGAGATGATGAACAGAGAGTCTCCAGAGAAAGTCGCTTTGATTCTCTCGTATCTAGACTCAACAAAAGCAGAAGAACTTCTTAATAAACTTCCTGAAGAAATGAGAAGCGCTGTGCTAAAGTTAAAAGCCTAA
- a CDS encoding aminotransferase class V-fold PLP-dependent enzyme, translating into MDGTKIHEERTFVWLNNQQTIPPSEMVKEAFQRYANVFSCEVNTSALALQAEAEVSARKLTGCQEKDFTFHFVPYYPHIAAIIVAALLENQHAFQGRNHLLIPSCEQQWIINALCRRQNLGTTYDWVTSKTGCVKETDLAEAVSPRTLLFSISAANGMTGLLEAIPELVTLCKERSIILHVDISDILGRCALPTELYQTDILTFSSQSLGGIGSSGAMFMKPSLTKYFSLWLPETPPIPTCLSSLAAFSLACQERAASFPSLVLSAISARSALKQALTAIPQVQFLLEDIDSRLPNVAVFAIPGIPAESLGFFLSQKNIFVGLGYERFQPLSQILQSSGISPFFCHSALHVSFTERTPATHFSALASALQEGISHLQPLITKSL; encoded by the coding sequence ATGGACGGAACAAAAATTCACGAAGAGCGCACTTTCGTTTGGTTAAATAATCAACAAACCATCCCGCCTTCTGAGATGGTTAAGGAAGCTTTTCAGCGTTATGCAAATGTGTTCTCCTGCGAAGTTAATACTTCTGCTCTTGCTTTACAGGCAGAAGCAGAAGTTTCTGCTCGCAAGCTAACTGGATGTCAAGAAAAAGACTTTACCTTTCATTTTGTTCCCTATTACCCCCATATAGCAGCCATAATTGTGGCTGCCCTTCTTGAAAACCAACATGCCTTCCAAGGAAGGAATCACCTCCTGATTCCTTCTTGTGAACAACAATGGATCATAAATGCTCTCTGTCGCCGGCAAAATTTAGGAACAACATATGATTGGGTAACAAGCAAAACAGGGTGCGTAAAAGAAACAGATTTAGCAGAAGCAGTCTCCCCTCGCACCCTACTGTTCTCGATATCAGCTGCTAATGGCATGACAGGCCTACTCGAAGCCATCCCAGAGCTCGTTACCTTATGTAAAGAACGAAGCATCATTCTCCATGTGGACATTAGCGATATTCTTGGCAGATGCGCTCTCCCTACAGAGCTTTATCAGACGGATATTCTTACCTTCTCATCACAATCCCTTGGAGGCATTGGCTCTTCAGGAGCTATGTTTATGAAGCCCTCTTTAACAAAATATTTTTCTTTATGGCTTCCAGAGACCCCTCCAATCCCAACTTGTCTAAGCTCTCTTGCAGCTTTTTCTCTAGCTTGCCAAGAACGTGCGGCTTCTTTCCCTTCCTTAGTCCTTTCCGCAATTTCTGCTCGATCAGCTCTTAAACAAGCTTTAACTGCTATTCCTCAAGTGCAATTCCTTTTAGAAGACATCGACTCTCGCCTGCCAAATGTCGCTGTCTTTGCTATTCCCGGCATTCCTGCAGAATCTTTAGGTTTTTTTCTTTCCCAGAAAAACATTTTTGTAGGACTGGGGTACGAACGATTCCAACCTTTATCCCAAATCCTACAAAGCTCTGGAATTTCACCCTTCTTTTGTCATAGCGCCCTGCATGTGTCTTTTACAGAACGTACTCCCGCTACACACTTCTCTGCTTTAGCCTCAGCCTTACAAGAAGGCATCTCGCATTTACAACCTCTCATCACCAAATCCCTATGA
- a CDS encoding 2,3-bisphosphoglycerate-dependent phosphoglycerate mutase: MTLLILLRHGQSVWNQKNLFTGWVDIPLSQQGIQEALTAGEAIKNLPIDCIFTSTLVRSLMTALLAMTNHSSKKIPYIIHEERPDMSRIHSEKELEQMIPLFQSSALNERMYGELQGKNKQEVAEQFGEEQVRLWRRSYKIAPPQGESLFDTAQRTLPYFQKRIFPLIQQGKNIFISAHGNSLRSLIMDLEKLTEEEVLSLELPTGKPIVYEWTEQKFTKSALSFG, translated from the coding sequence ATGACTCTTCTTATTCTGCTACGCCACGGTCAATCCGTATGGAATCAAAAAAATCTATTTACTGGATGGGTAGATATCCCTCTTAGTCAACAAGGAATTCAAGAAGCACTTACTGCTGGGGAAGCGATTAAAAATCTTCCTATTGATTGTATTTTTACCTCTACTCTAGTCAGAAGCTTGATGACAGCTCTTCTAGCAATGACTAACCACAGCTCTAAAAAAATTCCTTATATTATTCATGAAGAACGCCCCGATATGAGTAGGATTCATAGTGAAAAAGAGTTGGAACAAATGATCCCCCTTTTTCAATCGAGCGCGCTTAATGAGCGTATGTATGGAGAACTTCAGGGGAAAAATAAACAAGAAGTTGCAGAGCAATTTGGAGAAGAGCAGGTTAGACTCTGGCGTAGAAGCTACAAAATTGCTCCGCCACAAGGAGAAAGTCTCTTTGATACGGCGCAAAGAACTCTCCCTTACTTTCAAAAGCGCATTTTTCCTCTTATCCAACAGGGAAAAAATATTTTTATTTCTGCTCATGGGAACTCTTTACGCTCTTTGATCATGGACCTAGAAAAATTAACTGAAGAAGAAGTACTCTCTTTAGAGTTGCCAACAGGGAAACCTATTGTATACGAATGGACGGAACAAAAATTCACGAAGAGCGCACTTTCGTTTGGTTAA
- a CDS encoding VIT1/CCC1 transporter family protein: protein MTSEYEHFGNLSPEEHIKDVQDMHKVCKGEPHQTKKGCWYHLAHDAIDCGVFIFFIRTVFFLVPTIPVFSYGKILFTTGLSWVFYTACRRAQSAWAYMELTHRNMLQEKKEIEEHPEQERIELKVLYANQGFQEPLISQMVDFVCADSSLLLNTMLREELHIQFEDYPHPLKQGSVKACGGLLGLLLFSPIALTVSYTIAALLTSIIIGALLALKARLIKNAVTPAIVWGVGMFITAISLCCSLIRLF, encoded by the coding sequence ATGACATCGGAATATGAACACTTTGGGAACTTATCCCCAGAAGAACATATTAAAGACGTGCAGGATATGCACAAAGTCTGTAAAGGAGAGCCGCATCAAACAAAGAAAGGCTGTTGGTATCACTTAGCTCATGATGCTATAGATTGCGGTGTTTTTATATTTTTCATTCGCACAGTATTTTTCCTTGTCCCAACGATCCCCGTGTTTTCTTATGGGAAAATCCTTTTTACAACAGGGTTAAGTTGGGTTTTTTACACCGCTTGTAGACGAGCTCAATCAGCTTGGGCTTACATGGAGCTTACCCATAGAAATATGCTACAGGAAAAAAAAGAGATCGAGGAACACCCAGAACAAGAGCGCATAGAATTAAAAGTTCTTTATGCTAATCAAGGGTTCCAGGAGCCTTTAATCTCACAAATGGTGGACTTTGTGTGTGCGGACTCTTCTCTTCTTTTGAACACAATGCTTAGAGAAGAACTCCACATCCAATTTGAGGACTACCCTCATCCTCTTAAACAGGGGAGCGTTAAAGCGTGTGGAGGGCTTCTTGGCCTACTCTTATTTTCCCCAATAGCTCTTACCGTAAGCTATACAATAGCCGCCCTTCTAACTTCTATTATTATTGGTGCTCTACTTGCACTGAAAGCCCGTCTTATAAAAAATGCTGTTACCCCCGCAATTGTCTGGGGAGTAGGAATGTTTATTACTGCGATCAGCCTGTGCTGTTCTTTGATACGGTTATTCTAG
- a CDS encoding cation-translocating P-type ATPase: MLPQLFSSPFSRELLNDFFESGMAEENSPLLSRKNRLLSQNLTLKSAYISLALYIGSLLSHWTGYQPLSSLLLILTFFLAGTPALVKSFEDILNKTVNIDILMTSAAFGSIFIGGALEGALLLVLFAISESLGSMVSGKAKSTLASLKHLAPTVAWVVQQDGSLQKILVQNVKVGEVIRVKSGEVVPLDGEIIQGASSINLMHLTGEKIPKSCNIGDTVPAGAHNLEGSFDLKVLRIGAESTIAHIINLVIQAQSAKPKLQQRLDRYSSTYALTIFAISASIAIGGSLFTTLPFLGPDSAFYRALAFLIAASPCALIIAIPIAYLSTINACAKHGVLLKGGVVLDRLVSCNSVVMDKTGTLTTGDLTCCGCEDFGPESPLFYSYVLAMEQSSSHPIAQAIVNYLTEKQVLPLPATQCTTIPGEGVQGEFNGDQAFVGRVSTALRYVPEEYREQLRERAQQAQARGETCSIACSGQRVSLFYFRDAPRHDAADIVAYLKKNGYPVCMLTGDHRISAENTAQLLGIDEVFYDLTPDNKLSKIQELAKTRQIMMVGDGINDAPALAQATVGIAMGEAGSATAIEAADVVLLNQGLSSLPWLIKKAKKTRRIVSQNLALALSIILFISGPASMGIIPLWLAVILHEGSTVIVGLNALRLLKNT; encoded by the coding sequence ATGCTCCCACAACTTTTCTCTTCTCCATTTTCACGGGAATTACTCAACGATTTTTTTGAATCAGGGATGGCAGAGGAAAACAGTCCTTTACTTTCCCGAAAGAATCGTCTTTTAAGCCAAAACTTAACCCTAAAATCTGCCTACATATCCCTTGCTCTTTATATAGGGTCGCTTCTTTCTCATTGGACCGGATATCAGCCTCTCTCTTCTTTGCTACTTATTCTTACTTTCTTCCTAGCTGGAACGCCTGCCCTCGTAAAATCTTTTGAGGATATTCTTAATAAAACGGTGAATATCGATATTCTCATGACATCTGCAGCTTTCGGCTCTATTTTCATTGGAGGAGCCTTAGAAGGCGCATTGCTTTTAGTACTTTTCGCTATTTCAGAATCTCTAGGATCGATGGTCTCAGGGAAAGCCAAAAGTACTCTCGCTTCTTTAAAACATTTGGCACCTACTGTAGCTTGGGTTGTTCAACAAGATGGCTCATTACAAAAGATTTTAGTACAAAATGTAAAAGTCGGAGAGGTTATCCGAGTTAAGAGTGGAGAGGTTGTCCCTTTAGATGGAGAAATTATCCAAGGAGCCTCCTCTATTAATCTGATGCATCTAACAGGAGAAAAGATTCCCAAATCTTGTAATATTGGGGATACGGTTCCCGCAGGAGCTCATAACTTAGAAGGAAGTTTTGACCTCAAAGTTCTTAGAATTGGAGCAGAGTCCACCATTGCCCACATCATCAATCTTGTTATCCAAGCACAAAGCGCTAAACCTAAACTCCAGCAACGTTTAGATCGTTACTCATCAACGTATGCCTTAACAATCTTCGCGATCTCAGCCTCTATAGCAATAGGCGGTTCATTATTTACGACACTGCCTTTCCTAGGGCCAGACAGTGCTTTTTACCGAGCCTTAGCCTTCTTAATTGCAGCTTCTCCTTGTGCCCTTATCATAGCTATCCCTATTGCCTATCTCAGCACCATTAATGCCTGTGCCAAACATGGAGTTTTACTAAAGGGAGGCGTAGTCTTAGATCGCTTAGTCTCTTGCAACTCCGTAGTGATGGATAAGACTGGGACACTGACTACCGGAGACTTAACCTGCTGTGGATGTGAAGATTTTGGCCCTGAATCCCCTCTTTTTTACTCCTATGTGCTAGCAATGGAACAATCTTCGTCCCACCCCATTGCTCAGGCAATTGTTAATTATCTAACAGAGAAACAAGTGCTTCCCCTACCGGCAACACAATGTACTACCATTCCAGGCGAGGGTGTACAAGGAGAATTTAATGGAGATCAGGCCTTTGTTGGACGAGTCTCAACAGCCCTACGCTATGTCCCTGAAGAATATCGAGAACAACTTCGCGAACGTGCTCAACAAGCACAAGCGCGAGGAGAGACCTGTTCCATTGCTTGCTCTGGGCAACGCGTGTCTCTTTTTTACTTTCGAGATGCCCCGCGCCATGATGCTGCAGATATTGTCGCCTATTTGAAAAAAAATGGTTATCCAGTATGCATGCTCACAGGAGATCATCGTATTAGCGCAGAAAACACAGCTCAACTGCTTGGAATTGATGAAGTGTTCTACGATCTAACCCCAGATAATAAACTTTCTAAAATCCAAGAACTCGCAAAGACTCGACAAATCATGATGGTGGGAGATGGAATTAATGATGCCCCGGCTCTAGCGCAAGCTACTGTAGGGATCGCTATGGGGGAAGCTGGCAGCGCAACAGCCATAGAAGCTGCTGATGTAGTTCTCTTAAACCAAGGGCTCTCTTCTCTTCCCTGGCTGATAAAAAAAGCAAAAAAGACTCGCCGAATTGTGTCGCAAAATCTTGCTTTGGCTTTATCTATTATTTTATTTATTTCAGGACCAGCATCTATGGGAATCATTCCTTTATGGCTTGCCGTAATTTTACATGAAGGAAGTACCGTGATTGTGGGCCTTAATGCTCTTCGCCTTTTAAAAAACACGTGA
- a CDS encoding biotin--protein ligase (catalyzes the formation of biotinyl-5'-AMP, also acts as a transcriptional repressor of the biotin operon), protein MKEIYYEIASTDSTNATAKKGISLWDPYALTVVTTREQTAGKGKFGRYWHSTDRDILASFCFFLCVDSVDSALLFRIGTEAVIRLGASLGIPGAVMKWPNDVLVLGKKLSGVLCETAPVDKGLFVIIGIGVNGNVCADELLVIDQPATSLQELIGESLDMEEQVYQLAKEIKYLIQELPLWGSK, encoded by the coding sequence ATGAAAGAGATCTATTATGAGATAGCGAGTACGGATTCAACAAATGCAACTGCTAAAAAAGGCATCTCTCTATGGGACCCCTATGCCCTTACTGTAGTAACAACCAGAGAACAAACTGCTGGGAAAGGAAAGTTTGGTAGATATTGGCATTCCACGGATCGAGATATCCTCGCTTCCTTTTGTTTCTTTTTGTGTGTAGATAGTGTGGATAGTGCTTTGTTGTTTCGTATAGGTACGGAAGCAGTTATTCGTCTTGGAGCTTCTTTAGGCATTCCTGGAGCCGTTATGAAATGGCCTAATGATGTATTAGTTTTAGGGAAAAAGCTTTCAGGAGTGCTATGTGAGACTGCCCCGGTAGATAAGGGATTATTTGTGATTATCGGCATAGGAGTCAATGGAAACGTATGTGCAGATGAATTGCTAGTTATAGATCAGCCAGCGACTTCTCTGCAGGAATTAATTGGGGAATCTTTAGATATGGAAGAGCAAGTTTATCAACTTGCCAAGGAAATTAAATACCTCATACAAGAGCTTCCCTTATGGGGATCTAAGTAA
- a CDS encoding FtsW/RodA/SpoVE family cell cycle protein, translating into MKNTKYLRQVNLWIFVVIILLMSISVIVISSQDPSSMLVHTSRGLFSAKSKIQLRHFALGWFAYFICLYVDYHQFKRWAWVLYALILFSLIGLFFVPAVQNVHRWYRIPIINLSVQPSEYAKLVVVIMLSYMLEMRKARISSKTTAFIACIIVGIPFLLILKEPDLGTALVLCPIALTIFYIGNIYPPLVKICSIFAALGMLCSLLIFSGIIPHDTVKPYALRVLKEYQYERLSPSNHHQRASLISIGVGGLKGQGWKSGEFAGRGWLPYGYTDSVFPAIGEEFGLLGLLFVLWLFYNLVCFGCRTVAVAVDDFGRFLAGGVTVHLVMHVLINVSMMSGLLPITGVPLVLISYGGSSVISTMASLGILQSIYSRRFAKY; encoded by the coding sequence ATGAAAAACACCAAATACTTACGCCAAGTGAACTTATGGATCTTTGTAGTGATCATTTTGCTCATGAGCATAAGTGTTATTGTGATCTCATCTCAAGATCCCTCTTCCATGTTGGTCCATACCTCGCGAGGACTCTTCTCCGCAAAAAGTAAAATACAATTGCGCCATTTTGCCTTGGGATGGTTCGCCTATTTTATTTGCTTATATGTGGACTATCACCAATTTAAAAGATGGGCGTGGGTTCTCTATGCTCTTATTCTCTTTAGCCTCATCGGCTTGTTTTTCGTTCCGGCAGTGCAAAACGTTCATCGCTGGTATCGCATCCCTATTATTAACCTTAGCGTTCAACCTTCGGAATACGCTAAGCTTGTTGTCGTCATTATGTTGAGCTACATGCTAGAAATGCGTAAAGCTCGCATCTCTTCTAAAACAACAGCTTTTATTGCCTGTATCATAGTTGGAATCCCTTTTCTTCTTATCCTCAAAGAACCCGATCTTGGCACCGCCCTAGTACTATGTCCGATAGCCCTCACGATTTTTTACATAGGGAACATCTATCCTCCTTTGGTAAAAATTTGTTCGATCTTTGCTGCTTTAGGAATGCTTTGCTCTTTACTGATTTTCTCTGGGATTATTCCTCATGATACAGTTAAACCTTATGCTCTTAGAGTATTAAAAGAATATCAATACGAACGCTTAAGTCCTTCCAATCACCACCAACGAGCCTCCTTAATCTCTATCGGAGTCGGAGGATTAAAAGGCCAAGGATGGAAATCTGGAGAATTTGCAGGTAGGGGCTGGCTTCCTTATGGCTATACGGACTCGGTATTCCCCGCTATAGGAGAAGAGTTCGGATTACTGGGACTTTTATTTGTACTATGGCTGTTTTATAACCTAGTCTGTTTTGGATGTCGCACCGTTGCGGTTGCGGTTGATGATTTTGGACGATTTCTAGCAGGGGGAGTCACAGTGCATCTTGTCATGCACGTACTCATCAATGTTAGTATGATGAGTGGGCTCTTACCCATTACGGGAGTTCCCCTTGTCCTAATTTCTTATGGAGGATCTTCTGTAATTTCTACAATGGCCTCTCTAGGTATCTTGCAAAGCATTTATAGTCGACGCTTTGCAAAATATTAA